The Porites lutea chromosome 4, jaPorLute2.1, whole genome shotgun sequence genome contains a region encoding:
- the LOC140935202 gene encoding uncharacterized protein has protein sequence MSHAPAKIVLKSTTTKTLNDRFTDLAKKQVRSPPQVTITGVRSNQFQISQASMKNRRLAAQMANRPDIQAALGGNSPSLKSRLGSPNRGRGRGGGAKSGGLLKNRLGTSSAGPLRSPGGGGRFRQGRGQSNVRGFGVVRRGRGGVVRGGRGVQGARGIARGGRGVRGGRGLTRGRGRGRGKGDKPVSKDKLDEELDKYMSKTKSHLDAELDEYMQHADDE, from the exons atgtCTCATGCACCAGCTAAAATAGTCCTCAAGAGCACAACTACCAAGACGCTGAATGATCG CTTTACTGACCTGGCCAAAAAGCAAGTCCGATCCCCACCACAAGTGACGATCACAGGAGTTAGAAGCAACCAGTTCCAGATATCCCAAGCCAGCATGAAGAATCGCCGCCTTGCAGCTCAGATGGCCAACAGACCGGATATCCAAGCTGCCCTTGGAGGAAACTCTCCCAGCCTTAAAAGCAGACTTGGCTCACCAAACAGAGGcagaggaagaggaggaggtgCTAAAAGTGGAGGATTGTTGAAAAATCGGCTTGGCACCAGTAGTGCTGGTCCACTGAGAAGtcctggtggtggtggtagatTTCGTCAGGGAAGAGGGCAAAGTAATGTCCGTGGTTTTGGTGTTGTTAGAAGGGGAAGAGGTGGAGTTGTTCGTGGTGGCCGTGGTGTGCAAGGTGCTAGGGGAATTGCTCGTGGTGGGCGTGGTGTGCGTGGTGGTAGAGGGTTAACAAGGGGGCGTGGACGGGGTCGAGGCAAAGGTGACAAACCAGTCTCAAAAGACAAGTTAGACGAAGAGCTTGATAAGTATATGTCAAAAACAAAGAGTCATCTTGATGCCGAGCTTGATGAGTACATGCAGCATGCAGATgatgaataa
- the LOC140935201 gene encoding uncharacterized protein: MADESEVVAEMAQKAFASSSNYENVRANYSREAVEFFLRKLGVNGDNHDKAAENQTDRPFTILEVGCGTGKFTRVMLEVLKGKNVRVIASEPLQSMCEQLKLMVPDTEIIQCPAENIPLPDASVDVVIAAQSFHWFTNHAALEEFHRVLAPRGSFGMVWVVLDDMAAIWLKEITNFLSILDENYALFFPFMQGWRKVFTDLSQGLFSDPEECIDFKYSRTSSFDHAFKMLSSYSPVAGGSEKDKKDFHDLFNDVTKRHFKDKGIPLETIPFKFYMYWCTKKN; this comes from the exons ATGGCCGATGAGAGTGAAGTTGTGGCTGAAATGGCACAGAAAGCCTTTGCTTCATCTTCCAACTACGAGAATGTTCGTGCCAATTATTCTCGCGAGGCAGTAGAGTTCTTTTTGCGCAAACTTGGTGTGAACGGGGACAATCATGACAAAGCTGCAGAGAACCAAACAGATCGCCCTTTTACTATCTTGGAAGTCGGTTGTGGCACGGGAAAATTTACTCGCGTCATGTTAGAAGTGTTGAAAGGCAAGAACGTGAGAGTGATTGCAAGTGAGCCACTGCAAAGCATGTGTGAGCAGTTAAAACTTATGGTGCCTGATACGGAAATTATCCAATGCCCCGCTGAGAATATAC CCCTTCCTGATGCAAGTGTGGATGTAGTAATTGCTGCTCAAAGCTTCCACTGGTTTACAAACCATGCTGCTCTAGAAGAATTCCATCGTGTTCTGGCCCCAAGGGGCTCATTTGGCATGGTTTGGGTTGTACTTGATGACATGGCTGCCATATGGTTGAAAGAGATAACAAACTTTCTTTCTATTTTAGATGAGAACTATGCtctgttttttcctttcatgcAAGGGTGGAGAAAAGTGTTCActgacctctcacaaggcttaTTTAGCGACCCAGAAGAATGTATAGACTTTAAGTATTCTAGAACAAGTTCTTTTGATCATGCCTTCAAGATGTTGTCATCATATTCCCCGGTAGCAGGTGGGAGTGAAAAAGATAAGAAAGATTTCCATGATCTGTTTAATGATGTAACTAAAAGGCATTTTAAAGATAAGGGAATTCCTTTAGAAACTATTCCATTTAAGTTTTACATGTACTGGTGTACTAAGAAAAATTAG